In Lysobacter firmicutimachus, one genomic interval encodes:
- a CDS encoding SRPBCC domain-containing protein produces the protein MTADGSRRAGAAPPAAVTSHRIEDRRIVLQRVIHAPRDLVFLAWTDPVHIARWWGPHGFRSVVRQMDVATGGEFRICMVGPDGAEYPLRGRYQELVAPERLVYWVDWDDPARPPQPSLNRVSLSARSDGHTEVTLELEFASAGEREDVQTQQVVPGWGECFERLDAYLAER, from the coding sequence ATGACCGCCGATGGTTCCCGCCGTGCCGGCGCCGCGCCGCCTGCCGCCGTCACCTCGCACCGCATCGAAGATCGTCGCATCGTCCTGCAGCGTGTGATCCACGCGCCGCGCGACCTGGTGTTCCTGGCCTGGACCGACCCGGTCCACATCGCGCGCTGGTGGGGGCCGCACGGCTTCCGCAGCGTGGTTCGGCAGATGGACGTCGCCACCGGCGGCGAATTCCGCATCTGCATGGTCGGCCCCGATGGCGCCGAGTACCCGCTGCGCGGCCGCTATCAGGAACTGGTCGCGCCCGAGCGGCTGGTGTACTGGGTCGACTGGGACGATCCGGCGCGCCCGCCGCAACCGTCCTTGAACCGGGTCAGCCTGTCCGCGCGCAGCGACGGCCACACCGAGGTGACGTTGGAGCTGGAATTCGCCAGCGCCGGCGAGCGCGAAGACGTGCAGACCCAGCAGGTGGTGCCGGGCTGGGGCGAGTGCTTCGAGCGCCTCGACGCCTATCTGGCCGAGCGCTGA
- the tsaA gene encoding tRNA (N6-threonylcarbamoyladenosine(37)-N6)-methyltransferase TrmO yields MSDLLCRPIAWLRSPYAQRIDAPHQPTVVQGTESGAAEEARIEFADGIPFEAYADLAGFERIWLIFAFHRSQGWKAQVKPPRGGPKRGVLATRSPHRPNPLGLSAVELVAVEPGALRVRGVDLLDGTPVLDIKPYVPYADAFAQARAGWIDAIDAAQGRQSAPGPKRPRKPRADAAG; encoded by the coding sequence ATGTCCGATCTCCTTTGCCGTCCGATCGCCTGGCTGCGCTCGCCTTATGCGCAGCGCATCGATGCGCCGCACCAGCCGACCGTGGTGCAGGGCACCGAAAGCGGCGCGGCCGAGGAGGCGCGGATCGAGTTCGCCGACGGGATTCCGTTCGAGGCCTATGCCGACCTGGCCGGTTTCGAGCGGATCTGGCTGATCTTCGCGTTCCATCGCAGCCAGGGGTGGAAAGCGCAGGTCAAACCGCCGCGCGGCGGGCCCAAGCGCGGCGTGCTGGCGACGCGTTCGCCGCACCGGCCCAATCCCCTGGGCTTGTCGGCGGTGGAACTGGTGGCGGTCGAACCCGGCGCCTTGCGCGTGCGCGGCGTCGATTTGCTCGACGGCACGCCGGTGCTCGACATCAAGCCCTACGTGCCTTACGCCGATGCGTTCGCGCAGGCGCGCGCGGGCTGGATCGACGCGATCGACGCGGCGCAGGGGCGGCAGTCGGCGCCGGGGCCGAAGCGCCCGCGCAAGCCGCGCGCGGATGCCGCCGGCTGA
- a CDS encoding YciI family protein has protein sequence MKFIVSIYNDDSLIEALPPGEYESMMRGCLAHADRLRADGVLLDSQMLAPPAKAVSLRTRGGRTTFLDGPFAEAKEYLGGFNLIEAADMDEALRIAQEFPWSRTGRIEVRPVMDFDDVRRAVAA, from the coding sequence ATGAAGTTCATCGTTTCGATTTACAACGACGACAGCCTGATCGAAGCCCTGCCCCCGGGCGAGTACGAGAGCATGATGCGCGGCTGCCTGGCCCATGCCGACCGACTGCGCGCCGACGGCGTGCTGCTGGACTCGCAGATGCTCGCGCCGCCGGCCAAGGCGGTGTCGCTGCGCACCCGCGGCGGCCGCACTACCTTTCTCGACGGCCCCTTCGCCGAGGCCAAGGAGTACCTGGGCGGCTTCAACCTGATCGAAGCCGCCGACATGGACGAGGCGCTGCGCATCGCCCAGGAATTCCCCTGGAGCCGCACCGGCCGGATCGAAGTGCGTCCGGTGATGGACTTCGACGACGTCCGCCGCGCGGTCGCGGCCTGA
- a CDS encoding excalibur calcium-binding domain-containing protein, which translates to MRRCIVFAVALALSATVPAYAHGGGLDKHGCHHDRKRGGYHCHRGSAPAAAWAPAATRSHARPALSSSWTPATAAPSGGGGAFANCSAARAAGAAPVRRGDPGYSRRLDRDGDGVGCE; encoded by the coding sequence ATGCGCCGCTGCATCGTCTTCGCCGTCGCGCTGGCACTGAGCGCGACAGTACCGGCCTACGCGCACGGCGGCGGGCTGGACAAGCACGGCTGCCACCACGACCGCAAACGCGGCGGCTATCACTGCCATCGCGGCTCCGCTCCGGCCGCCGCCTGGGCGCCCGCGGCCACGCGCTCGCACGCGCGACCGGCGCTGTCTTCGTCGTGGACGCCGGCCACCGCAGCGCCGTCCGGCGGCGGCGGCGCGTTCGCCAACTGCAGCGCCGCGCGCGCCGCCGGAGCCGCGCCGGTGCGGCGCGGCGACCCTGGCTACAGCCGCCGGCTGGATCGCGACGGCGACGGGGTCGGCTGCGAATAA
- a CDS encoding DUF3016 domain-containing protein, with product MKLRTALIIALSAAALAAGDAGARSRTVTDPDAPRALPEQGPVSVRWDDPAKFAEIRYSRNRYDARRGNWVEQLAEHLRKRAQKELPAGQRLDVDITDIKRAGDYEPWHGPQFDDTRFVRDIYPPRIVLSFKRTDADGRVVEEGQRTLRDLSFLMGPRPLSDSDPLRYEKRLIDDWLRQEFKAPGA from the coding sequence ATGAAACTCCGGACCGCGCTCATCATCGCCTTGTCGGCCGCCGCGCTGGCGGCCGGGGACGCCGGCGCCCGTTCCCGCACCGTCACCGATCCCGACGCACCGCGGGCCCTGCCCGAACAGGGCCCGGTGAGCGTGCGCTGGGACGATCCGGCCAAGTTCGCCGAGATCCGCTACAGCCGCAACCGTTACGACGCCCGCCGCGGCAACTGGGTCGAGCAGCTCGCCGAGCACCTGCGCAAGCGCGCGCAGAAGGAGCTGCCGGCCGGCCAGCGCCTCGACGTCGACATCACCGACATCAAGCGCGCCGGCGACTACGAGCCCTGGCACGGGCCGCAGTTCGACGACACCCGCTTCGTCCGCGACATCTATCCGCCGCGCATCGTGCTCAGCTTCAAGCGCACCGACGCCGACGGCCGGGTGGTCGAGGAAGGCCAGCGCACCCTGCGCGACCTCAGCTTCCTGATGGGGCCGCGACCGCTCAGCGACAGCGATCCGCTGCGCTACGAAAAACGCTTGATCGACGACTGGCTGCGCCAGGAATTCAAAGCCCCCGGCGCCTGA
- a CDS encoding VOC family protein: MTTHAQLFVNLPVKNLDRSVAFFTQIGYSFNPQFTDENATCMILGDNLFVMLLVEPFFQTFTSKTLCDTTKSLESLVALPVGSRAEVDALIAKAVAAGGKVLGEPRDYGFMYSHGYEDLDGHTWDVFYMDMSAMPQQ, encoded by the coding sequence ATGACCACTCACGCCCAACTGTTCGTCAACCTGCCGGTCAAGAACCTGGACCGCTCGGTCGCCTTCTTCACTCAGATCGGCTACAGCTTCAACCCGCAATTCACCGACGAAAACGCCACCTGCATGATTCTGGGCGACAACCTGTTCGTGATGCTGCTGGTCGAGCCATTCTTCCAGACCTTCACCAGCAAGACCCTGTGCGACACCACGAAGAGCCTGGAATCCCTGGTTGCCCTGCCGGTCGGCAGCCGGGCCGAGGTCGATGCGCTGATCGCCAAAGCCGTGGCGGCCGGCGGCAAGGTCCTCGGCGAACCGCGCGACTACGGCTTCATGTACTCGCACGGCTACGAAGACCTGGACGGCCACACCTGGGACGTGTTCTACATGGACATGAGCGCGATGCCGCAGCAGTAA
- a CDS encoding beta-1,3-glucanase family protein, translating into MTVPLTLDATQTDLADDVPVYAYIVGKVPDGFYRLDATGLPQPMQLADNAQTAGSFPGAGQLDPAVVAALADNYPQAWADYSIPLARSGPATWIDLSQINTANLPSLGTGSAAFSGRIYISVGVPRLPFTVQSGGYAAPVPYQDGPGAQCLFDWIEFSYDSDGNFNGNTTQVDQFGFTLILDGAPGGSAQGQPMVSRDAFIAQVQALPAPLAGQPLAIPIPAAIAPAYPTGLSWLRAISPKTLTGDPAAYGTAVSGWFDDEISTWYANWQATPLVVHDVATGYYTGVVDPDSGVLNFYAGQYPTLAGWQAAAPPLAFALTGAAPSTVQFASLDVWQCNNALANGDAAQLNVGKNIAAAFNRGVVGYLLDDADCSGAAAGFYPDGGTWNAWAQLTHAVSANGLAYGFPYDDLCNQNPSIQLNGTQSVGVVLGDFYG; encoded by the coding sequence ATGACCGTCCCGCTGACTTTGGATGCGACCCAGACCGACCTCGCCGACGATGTGCCCGTCTACGCCTACATCGTCGGCAAAGTGCCCGACGGCTTCTACCGCCTGGACGCCACCGGCCTGCCTCAGCCGATGCAGCTCGCCGACAACGCCCAGACCGCGGGCAGCTTTCCCGGCGCCGGACAACTCGATCCGGCCGTCGTCGCGGCCCTGGCCGACAACTACCCCCAGGCCTGGGCCGACTATTCGATCCCCCTGGCGCGCAGCGGCCCGGCGACCTGGATCGACCTGTCGCAGATCAATACCGCCAATCTGCCCAGCCTCGGCACTGGCAGCGCCGCTTTCAGCGGGCGCATCTACATTTCCGTCGGCGTGCCGCGGTTGCCGTTCACCGTGCAAAGCGGCGGCTATGCCGCGCCGGTGCCGTATCAGGACGGCCCCGGCGCCCAATGCCTGTTCGACTGGATCGAGTTTTCCTACGACAGCGACGGCAACTTCAACGGCAACACCACCCAGGTCGATCAGTTCGGCTTCACTCTGATCTTGGACGGCGCACCCGGCGGCAGCGCGCAGGGCCAGCCGATGGTGTCGCGCGATGCCTTCATCGCCCAGGTGCAGGCCTTGCCCGCGCCGCTGGCCGGTCAGCCGCTGGCGATCCCGATCCCCGCCGCCATCGCGCCGGCGTATCCGACCGGGCTGAGCTGGTTGCGCGCGATCTCGCCCAAGACCCTGACCGGCGATCCGGCGGCCTACGGTACCGCCGTGAGCGGCTGGTTCGACGACGAAATCTCGACCTGGTACGCGAACTGGCAGGCCACGCCGCTGGTCGTGCACGACGTCGCCACGGGTTACTACACCGGCGTGGTCGACCCCGACAGCGGCGTGCTCAACTTCTACGCCGGCCAGTACCCGACGTTGGCCGGCTGGCAGGCCGCCGCGCCGCCGCTGGCCTTCGCCCTGACCGGCGCGGCCCCCTCGACCGTGCAGTTCGCCTCGCTCGATGTCTGGCAATGCAACAACGCCCTGGCCAACGGCGACGCGGCGCAGCTCAACGTGGGCAAGAACATCGCCGCGGCATTCAACCGCGGCGTGGTCGGTTATCTGCTCGACGACGCCGACTGCAGCGGCGCGGCCGCCGGCTTCTATCCCGACGGCGGCACCTGGAACGCCTGGGCGCAGTTGACCCACGCGGTCAGCGCCAACGGCCTGGCCTACGGCTTTCCCTACGACGACCTGTGCAACCAGAACCCGTCGATCCAGTTGAACGGCACTCAGAGCGTCGGCGTAGTGTTGGGCGACTTCTACGGCTGA
- a CDS encoding PepSY domain-containing protein, which yields MRKFILALALAACVPAVAAAQETQGPVALTEHQIRTRLAEQGYDKVNDLKFSDGVWHADARSADGNRVQVRLDPRTGNVFANELVARLSERDIRASLSAAGYTNIHDVDYEDGLWNAEADDPSGKDVELKINPNNGKVIGAEND from the coding sequence ATGAGGAAGTTCATCCTGGCCCTCGCCCTGGCGGCCTGCGTGCCGGCCGTCGCTGCGGCGCAGGAGACGCAGGGCCCGGTCGCACTGACCGAGCACCAGATCCGCACCCGCCTCGCCGAGCAGGGCTACGACAAGGTCAACGACCTGAAGTTCTCCGACGGCGTCTGGCACGCAGATGCGCGCAGCGCCGACGGCAACCGCGTGCAGGTGCGGCTGGACCCGCGCACCGGCAACGTGTTCGCCAACGAGTTGGTCGCGCGGCTGAGCGAACGCGACATCCGCGCCTCGCTGTCGGCGGCCGGCTACACCAACATCCACGATGTCGACTACGAGGACGGCCTCTGGAATGCGGAGGCCGACGATCCGTCCGGCAAGGATGTCGAACTGAAGATCAACCCGAACAACGGCAAGGTCATCGGCGCCGAGAACGACTAG